In Tachysurus fulvidraco isolate hzauxx_2018 chromosome 3, HZAU_PFXX_2.0, whole genome shotgun sequence, a single window of DNA contains:
- the aoc1 gene encoding amiloride-sensitive amine oxidase [copper-containing], with protein sequence MWLPLLLLASVVTQPTASRVREWAHHGASMFADLSPQEMTAVRSYLHSCSELGLTSAQSKLLKKNSILLIELHVPRKHEALRALDRGQAKPPRQARVVVQFANQAHPNITEYIVSPLPFPNSHKLKTFKNEQPIIFESRPITMVEYGHVEAILGKVAKKVNKILYESTGFTLGNCTNRCLSFSDIAPRGLEPGERRSWLMLQKFVEGYFIHPVGFEILINHKDLDPENWTVEKVWYNEQYFDSLDELVEKYEKGMVPKLKLPEHDENDLFSTYIPRGHSNTRNNIHGPKLVEPQGKRYQVDKNFVEYAGWSFAYRVRSSAGLQIFDLRFNGQRIAYEISLQEAIAFYSGDTPAAMQTKYIDAGWAMGTSDFELAPGIDCPEIATFVDMYHFYDTDKPVRYKNALCIFEMTTGMPLRRHFNSNFKGGYNFFGGLENHVLVIRTTSTVYNYDYIWDFLFYQNGVMESRVSATGYIHATYFTENGLNYGTRVYNYVLGNLHTHLVHYKVDLDIAGRDNSFESIELKYVNFTNPWSSRHIIKQSILSKTQHETERSAAFRFGKRFPRYLHFYNPNQKNKWGHQKGYRIQFNSHAHSVLPRGWREENGIPWSRYPLAVTRHKDSELTSSTIYTQNNPWEPVVSFEDYIRNNENIVNQDLVAWVTVGFLHIPHSEDIPNTATPGNSVGFFLRPFNFFDEDPSLSSFNTVIVRQDKEGKPKVQRWTPEIVGHCVSDKPFFYNGTYAGV encoded by the exons ATGTGGTTGCCTTTGCTACTGCTAGCTTCAGTAGTCACTCAGCCTACTGCATCTAGAGTGCGAGAATGGGCTCATCATGGGGCCTCCATGTTTGCCGATCTTTCCCCTCAAGAAATGACTGCTGTCAGATCCTATCTTCACTCTTGCAGTGAGCTGGGACttacttcagcacaaagcaaatTACTCAAAAAGAACAGCATCCTCCTTATAGAGCTACATGTTCCTAGAAAGCATGAGGCCCTCCGAGCACTGGACAGGGGACAGGCAAAACCACCACGTCAGGCTCGTGTGGTGGTACAATTTGCTAACCAGGCCCATCCTAATATAACCGAATACATTGTTAGTCCTTTGCCTTTTCCCAATTCCCATAAACTCAAGACTTTCAAAAATGAACAACCAATCATCTTTGAGTCCCGGCCAATTACAATGGTAGAATATGGGCATGTAGAAGCCATCTTGGGCAAAGTTGCaaagaaagtaaacaaaattcTGTATGAGAGCACGGGTTTCACTTTAGGAAATTGCACCAATCGATGCTTAAGCTTCTCAGACATAGCACCTCGTGGACTGGAACCAGGAGAGAGACGATCATGGCTCATGCTGCAAAAATTTGTAGAGGGGTACTTCATTCATCCTGTGGGTTTTGAGATTCTTATCAACCACAAAGACCTGGATCCAGAAAATTGGACTGTAGAAAAAGTCTGGTACAACGAACAATACTTTGACAGTCTAGATGAGCTGGTGGAGAAATATGAAAAGGGAATGGTCCCCAAACTCAAGCTGCCTGAGCACgatgaaaatgatttattttccacCTACATTCCTCGCGGTCATAGCAACACACGCAACAATATCCATGGGCCAAAACTTGTGGAGCCTCAAGGCAAGAGATACCAGGTAGATAAAAACTTTGTTGAATATGCCGGATGGTCATTTGCTTACCGTGTCCGTTCATCCGCTGGCCTGCAGATCTTTGATCTGCGTTTCAATGGTCAGAGAATTGCATATGAGATAAGCCTACAAGAAGCTATTGCCTTCTACTCTGGAGACACACCAGCTGCAATGCAAACAAAATACATCGATGCTGGCTGGGCCATGGGAACCTCTGATTTTGAGCTTGCACCTGGTATCGACTGTCCTGAAATTGCCACTTTTGTGGACATGTACCATTTCTATGATACAGACAAACCTGTAAGATATAAGAATGCACTATGCATTTTTGAGATGACAACAGGCATGCCTCTTAGGAGACACTTTAATAGTAACTTCAAAGGAGGCTACAATTTCTTTGGAGGTCTTGAAAACCATGTTCTTGTGATAAGAACCACATCCACTGTTTACAACTATGACTACATCTGGGACTTCCTGTTCTACCAGAATGGAGTAATGGAGTCTCGAGTCAGTGCCACAGGCTACATTCATGCTACATACTTTACAGAAAACGGACTAAACTATGGAACCAGGGTTTACAACTATGTTCTCGGAAATCTTCACACACATCTTGTTCATTACAAAGTGGATCTGGATATTGCAG GCCGAGACAACAGCTTTGAGTCCATTGAACTAAAATATGTCAACTTCACCAACCCTTGGAGTTCCCGACACATCATCAAACAATCCATCCTCTCTAAAACGCAACATGAAACAGAGCGTAGTGCTGCCTTCCGTTTTGGAAAAAGGTTCCCTCGCTATTTACATTTCTACAACCCCAACCAGAAGAACAAGTGGGGACACCAGAAGGGTTACCGTATTCAGTTTAACTCACATGCCCACAGTGTGCTGCCCCGGGGCTGGAGAGAGGAGAATGGTATTCCATGGTCAAG ATATCCTTTGGCTGTAACAAGACATAAGGACAGTGAGCTCACCAGCAGTACCATCTATACCCAAAATAATCCATGGGAACCTGTCGTTTCATTCGAGGACTACATCCGCAACAATGAAAACATTGTGAATCAG GATTTGGTTGCCTGGGTTACTGTGGGTTTCTTACACATTCCTCATTCTGAAGACATTCCCAATACAGCAACTCCAGGAAATTCTGTCGGCTTCTTCCTTCGACCGTTCAATTTCTTCGATGAGGACCCATCACTATCATCCTTTAACACGGTTATTGTGCGCCAAGATAAAGAGGGTAAACCAAAAGTTCAGAGATGGACTCCGGAGATTGTAGGTCACTGCGTCTCAGACAAGCCTTTCTTCTACAATGGCACATATGCTGGAGTCTAG